A genomic window from Helicobacter suis HS1 includes:
- a CDS encoding HAD family hydrolase, whose product MAMLVVIWDFDGVIFDSMHLKCEGFKTLFKRHAKTSQEALKAFEDYHYTSGGIGRAEKITYFYNHILKQPLKAAQIEALVDEFGQIITKDLFSREHLNQDVLNFIKAHYQNCTFHIASAALHSELQILCEFLGLLPYFKSIEGSPPSKAKVLANLKTAYAYTSQEMLLIGDSKSDYESARVNNISFLGYNSAFLQDMLPQAYITSFQGLDLKTLATKAGSNQF is encoded by the coding sequence ATTGCTATGTTAGTGGTTATCTGGGATTTTGATGGGGTGATCTTTGATAGCATGCATTTAAAGTGTGAGGGCTTTAAAACGCTATTTAAACGGCATGCAAAAACAAGTCAAGAGGCTTTAAAAGCCTTTGAGGATTATCATTATACAAGTGGTGGGATAGGCCGCGCTGAAAAGATTACCTATTTTTATAACCATATTCTCAAACAACCCCTAAAAGCCGCCCAAATAGAAGCCCTTGTAGATGAATTTGGACAAATCATTACAAAAGACCTTTTTTCAAGAGAACATCTAAATCAAGATGTGCTAAATTTTATCAAAGCCCATTATCAAAACTGCACTTTTCATATCGCTTCTGCGGCCTTGCATAGCGAGTTACAGATCTTGTGTGAGTTTTTAGGTCTCTTGCCCTATTTTAAAAGCATTGAGGGTAGCCCTCCCTCTAAGGCTAAAGTTTTGGCTAATTTGAAAACCGCATATGCTTACACAAGTCAAGAAATGCTTTTAATTGGGGATAGCAAAAGCGATTATGAAAGCGCACGGGTAAATAACATCAGCTTTTTAGGGTATAACAGCGCCTTTTTACAAGATATGCTCCCACAGGCCTATATCACAAGTTTTCAGGGGCTAGATTTAAAGACTCTAGCTACAAAGGCTGGCTCAAATCAATTTTAA
- a CDS encoding peptidylprolyl isomerase produces the protein MVKKSFVGFVLTGILSVGIVGAKTLATVTFPDTQVNKKKGRHGRHSRPEKPDVVSITENDFDVIKQRNPNFDFNKLKPEQKKALLEQAINNLLIEREAKKEKLDDTAEFAKRMAGYKKQLLVEIWAKHQAEAIGKEDIPEDQLRKYYQDNKTQFVQQEAKARHILVKTEADAKRVISELNKTPKTRIEKEFIDIANRESIDPNTKNSKNGGDLGKFQKNQMAPEFSNAVFALKPGSYTKTPVKTEFGYHVIYLMSKNEPKTPTFEQARQTIIGILKEHQFQEYVKGELEKLRKNVRINIVQD, from the coding sequence ATGGTTAAAAAAAGCTTTGTGGGTTTTGTATTAACGGGTATTCTTAGTGTAGGGATTGTTGGGGCTAAAACTTTAGCCACGGTAACTTTCCCAGACACACAAGTAAATAAAAAGAAAGGCAGACATGGAAGACATAGTAGGCCTGAAAAACCCGATGTGGTGAGCATTACAGAGAATGATTTTGATGTTATCAAACAACGCAACCCAAATTTTGACTTCAATAAACTTAAACCTGAACAAAAAAAAGCCTTGCTTGAGCAAGCAATTAATAATCTATTGATTGAAAGAGAAGCTAAAAAAGAAAAATTAGACGATACAGCAGAATTTGCTAAAAGAATGGCTGGCTATAAAAAACAGCTCCTTGTAGAAATTTGGGCTAAACATCAGGCAGAAGCAATTGGCAAAGAGGATATTCCAGAAGATCAACTAAGGAAATATTACCAAGACAATAAAACGCAATTTGTCCAACAAGAAGCCAAAGCAAGACATATTCTTGTCAAAACAGAAGCCGATGCTAAACGGGTGATCTCTGAGCTTAATAAAACCCCTAAAACCCGTATAGAAAAAGAGTTTATTGATATTGCTAACCGCGAATCTATTGATCCAAATACCAAAAACTCTAAGAATGGGGGGGATTTAGGTAAATTCCAAAAAAACCAAATGGCGCCTGAGTTTTCTAATGCTGTTTTTGCTCTCAAACCCGGTAGCTACACCAAAACCCCCGTCAAAACAGAGTTTGGCTACCATGTTATTTATCTGATGAGTAAAAACGAGCCCAAAACACCTACCTTTGAACAAGCTAGACAAACCATTATCGGCATTCTTAAAGAACACCAATTCCAAGAATATGTCAAAGGGGAATTAGAAAAATTGCGTAAAAATGTGCGGATTAATATTGTCCAAGATTAA
- a CDS encoding urease accessory protein UreD, translated as MSSYPQESKLYLKTKIGQAGRCIIEDNYFTPPFKLMPPFYEGNRAEIILIAVSPGMLKGDAHDIKIEVGAHCQLKLSSQSFEKIQDTEDGYASRYTQIQVKPHAFLDFSPLPLIPFKNAHFQNHSSIILHPDSQLLYSEIITAGRIAHGETFAFKRLHSTLNISYQENGTTRPLFLDNTLLEPTHMDLKNPCMFGDFTHYLNAILFTKSLPLENIKTLIEQSKLNAGVSILPARLAEGYTSLCIKALACGSEPLLNLRKAVSQLLN; from the coding sequence ATAAGCAGTTATCCACAAGAATCAAAACTCTATCTGAAAACCAAGATAGGGCAGGCGGGTCGCTGTATCATTGAGGATAATTATTTCACCCCCCCCTTTAAGCTCATGCCCCCCTTTTATGAGGGAAATCGCGCAGAAATTATACTTATCGCGGTGAGTCCGGGAATGCTTAAGGGTGATGCGCATGATATTAAAATAGAGGTAGGCGCGCATTGCCAACTCAAGCTCTCTAGCCAAAGCTTTGAAAAAATCCAAGATACAGAAGATGGCTATGCAAGCCGTTATACCCAAATCCAAGTAAAGCCCCACGCTTTTTTAGATTTTTCTCCCCTGCCTCTTATTCCTTTCAAAAACGCGCATTTCCAAAACCACAGCTCTATTATCTTGCACCCTGACTCACAACTGCTTTATAGCGAAATCATCACTGCCGGGCGTATCGCCCATGGCGAAACTTTTGCCTTCAAGCGCCTACACTCTACGCTTAATATCTCTTATCAAGAAAATGGCACTACAAGACCTCTTTTTTTAGATAATACCCTGTTAGAACCTACGCACATGGATTTAAAAAACCCTTGCATGTTTGGAGACTTTACCCATTATCTCAATGCCATTCTTTTTACTAAAAGCCTACCCCTAGAAAATATCAAAACACTTATTGAGCAATCTAAGCTTAATGCGGGGGTGAGCATATTACCTGCAAGGTTAGCAGAAGGCTATACCAGCCTCTGTATCAAAGCTCTAGCCTGTGGCTCAGAACCCTTATTAAATCTGCGTAAAGCGGTATCTCAGCTGCTTAATTAA
- the crcB gene encoding fluoride efflux transporter CrcB: MVGLFTNHPTTQTDSLRYFVGKMMPTRFLIWESFPLGTFSVNLIGCFVIGFLGHLAAKSLLSDKMSALLITGVLGGFTTFSSFGLDTLKLLQKQALLEALVYVLGSNLLGFLCVALGWGLAKFFS, translated from the coding sequence ATGGTTGGCTTGTTCACCAATCACCCCACAACCCAAACGGATTCTTTGCGCTACTTTGTGGGTAAAATGATGCCTACGCGTTTTTTAATCTGGGAGAGTTTCCCGCTAGGTACTTTTAGCGTTAATCTCATCGGCTGTTTTGTGATTGGCTTTTTAGGGCATTTGGCCGCTAAATCTTTGCTTAGTGATAAAATGAGCGCGCTTTTAATCACCGGTGTTTTAGGGGGCTTTACAACTTTCTCCTCCTTTGGGCTAGACACGCTTAAATTATTGCAAAAACAGGCGCTTTTAGAAGCCCTTGTGTATGTTTTAGGGAGTAACCTTTTAGGCTTTTTGTGTGTGGCTTTAGGCTGGGGGCTAGCTAAATTTTTTAGCTAA
- a CDS encoding rhodanese-like domain-containing protein has translation MIKEANYCVDLQDFNPKDYCILDIRDAKSYQEAHLKEAKNLEDLEAIKDFALSSPKTKILLQCWHGNTAARYADLLHSAGVENIYFLKANFEDFKAFGLEVVEG, from the coding sequence ATGATAAAAGAGGCTAACTACTGCGTGGATTTGCAAGATTTTAACCCCAAGGATTATTGCATTTTAGACATTCGCGATGCAAAATCTTACCAAGAGGCACACCTCAAAGAGGCTAAAAATTTAGAGGATTTAGAGGCCATTAAAGATTTTGCCCTTTCCTCCCCAAAGACAAAAATTTTGTTGCAATGCTGGCATGGAAACACGGCTGCTAGATATGCAGATCTATTACACAGCGCAGGAGTGGAAAATATTTATTTTCTTAAGGCCAATTTTGAAGACTTTAAGGCTTTTGGCTTGGAGGTGGTGGAGGGCTGA
- a CDS encoding di-trans,poly-cis-decaprenylcistransferase: MLVRNPEHLAIIMDGNGRWAKQQGKPRTYGHRKGVGVLRNITVWCAQNQIRYLTLYAFSTENWSRPQTEVDFLMGILKKYLKEERATYLENNIRFKVIGDLKKFSPSLQKTILNLEQETTHNNALTQVLALNYGSRDEIARACINLIKKGAKGDMQHLIAQHLDTAGLPDVDLLVRTGGEMRLSNFLLWQSSYAELFFSPVLWPDFTPAHLQEIIALFNQRQRKFGRV, translated from the coding sequence ATGCTTGTGCGCAATCCTGAGCATTTGGCCATTATTATGGATGGCAATGGGAGGTGGGCTAAACAACAGGGTAAGCCTCGCACCTATGGCCACAGAAAAGGTGTGGGGGTTTTGCGTAATATCACTGTCTGGTGTGCACAAAACCAGATTCGCTACCTCACCCTGTATGCTTTTTCTACAGAAAATTGGAGTCGCCCCCAAACGGAAGTGGATTTTTTAATGGGTATTCTTAAAAAGTATCTTAAAGAGGAACGCGCCACCTATTTAGAAAATAATATCCGTTTTAAAGTCATTGGCGATTTGAAGAAATTTAGCCCCTCTTTGCAAAAAACGATTTTAAATTTAGAACAAGAGACGACGCATAATAACGCCTTAACTCAAGTTTTAGCGCTTAATTATGGTAGCCGTGATGAGATTGCCCGGGCATGTATTAATCTGATTAAAAAAGGGGCAAAGGGGGATATGCAACATCTAATCGCGCAACACCTAGATACGGCCGGTTTACCCGATGTGGATTTATTGGTGCGCACTGGAGGGGAAATGCGCCTTTCTAATTTTTTATTGTGGCAATCTAGTTATGCGGAGCTTTTTTTTAGCCCAGTGCTATGGCCTGATTTTACGCCTGCGCATTTACAAGAAATCATTGCCCTATTTAACCAGCGGCAACGCAAATTTGGTAGGGTGTGA
- a CDS encoding EI24 domain-containing protein — protein sequence MITSLHKRYYSDLALENFGDLSRNIQHFLKQLAYLCLFLVVCIPLYFIPFIGVFISLIPHYFFFKNTLLFDVGSSIYNEQTYQKILIDYKVINHKIAIAAYLFSLIPVFNFFATLLQTIILARHFLEIKAHKV from the coding sequence GTGATCACCTCTTTACACAAACGCTATTACAGCGATCTAGCCTTAGAAAATTTTGGGGATTTGAGCCGCAATATCCAGCATTTTTTAAAACAGCTAGCTTATTTATGTTTGTTTTTGGTGGTGTGTATTCCGCTTTATTTTATCCCTTTTATTGGGGTGTTTATCTCGCTTATTCCGCACTACTTCTTTTTCAAAAATACCCTATTGTTTGATGTAGGGAGCTCTATTTACAACGAACAAACCTACCAAAAAATCCTCATAGACTACAAAGTGATTAACCACAAGATCGCCATCGCAGCCTATCTTTTCTCTCTTATCCCTGTTTTTAATTTCTTTGCTACTTTACTCCAAACCATCATTTTAGCCCGCCACTTTTTAGAGATCAAGGCTCATAAGGTTTAG
- a CDS encoding class II fructose-bisphosphate aldolase translates to MLVKGSEILNKAHKEGYGVGAFNFVNVEMLRAIFEAADSAQSPLIVQASEGAIKYLGIDMVLSLVHTMAKRYPQIPVALHLDHGTSFESCKRAVDAGFTSVMIDASHHPFKENLELTTQVVKYAHAHGVSVEAELGRLMGIEDNISVDEKEAVLVNPNEAEEFVQKSHVDYLAPAIGTSHGAFKFKGEPKLDFKRLVEVKKRTNIPLVLHGASSIPESVRQAFLATGGDLKGSKGVPFSFLEEAIKGGVNKVNIDTDLRLAFIAQVRKMARENPSEFDLRKYFNPGIEAVKAVIVGRMQVLGSAHKI, encoded by the coding sequence ATGCTAGTAAAGGGAAGTGAGATTCTCAACAAAGCTCACAAAGAGGGTTATGGGGTGGGGGCGTTTAATTTTGTCAATGTAGAGATGTTACGGGCTATTTTTGAAGCGGCTGATAGCGCTCAATCGCCTTTGATCGTGCAGGCCAGCGAGGGGGCGATCAAATATTTGGGAATAGACATGGTTTTAAGTCTAGTACACACTATGGCCAAGCGCTACCCACAAATCCCTGTGGCTTTGCATTTAGATCATGGAACGAGTTTTGAGAGCTGTAAAAGGGCTGTAGATGCGGGTTTTACCTCTGTTATGATCGATGCCTCCCACCACCCTTTTAAAGAAAATTTAGAGCTCACTACGCAGGTTGTAAAATACGCCCACGCGCATGGCGTAAGCGTAGAAGCAGAATTAGGCCGTTTAATGGGTATAGAGGATAATATTTCAGTAGATGAAAAAGAAGCGGTGTTGGTTAACCCTAACGAGGCCGAAGAATTTGTCCAAAAAAGCCATGTGGATTATTTAGCCCCAGCCATTGGCACTAGCCATGGGGCGTTTAAATTCAAAGGCGAGCCTAAATTAGATTTTAAACGATTAGTAGAGGTAAAAAAGCGCACCAATATCCCACTTGTACTACACGGGGCAAGTTCTATTCCTGAGAGTGTACGGCAGGCTTTTTTGGCTACTGGTGGGGATTTAAAGGGAAGTAAGGGCGTGCCCTTTAGTTTTCTTGAGGAGGCGATTAAAGGCGGAGTGAATAAAGTTAACATTGATACAGATTTGCGCCTAGCCTTCATCGCTCAGGTGCGCAAAATGGCACGGGAAAACCCTAGCGAATTTGATTTACGCAAGTATTTTAATCCGGGTATAGAGGCAGTGAAGGCTGTAATTGTAGGGCGCATGCAAGTTTTAGGTAGCGCGCATAAAATTTAA
- a CDS encoding FAD-binding and (Fe-S)-binding domain-containing protein, whose translation MQENYAKFYEEAQQFLGDRIYKDYLRRLVYGTDASCYHYIPQIVIKALNETEIIKIYALAHKYKTPLTFRAAGSSLSGQSCSEGVLVMASLGWQEIKPNGESIRLGCGVIGEQANHALKQSQQKIGPDPATIATAMIGGILANNASGMCCGVKQNSYQTLKSIRVILSDGTLLDTSDSASIESFRKSHAKLLEGLLNLRQEILDDAELHALIHKKYQIKNTTGYGLNSLIDFEDPIDILSHLFIGSEGTLGFIASCELVCVPDLPYKTCLLLFYETLGLAIDGVRILAQNADKISSAEVMDFACLASVQGHEGMPEVLQEIKPGYACILVQLEHKDPKILNKNTKAVLKALASAPTILPIAQSSDESEYSKWWKIRKSMFPIVTGRRRVGASVITEDLCFTMDNIKEGIASLEQLLEKHGFKDNGVIFGHALSGNVHFVITPLLSEESEREHFEGLVSDMAHMVASLQGSIKAEHGTGRMVAPFVELEWGKKAYGICQQIKALFDPEKLLNPDVILSDDPQIHTKNLKLSTPIAPELEPCMECGFCERICPSRYLSLTPRQRIVLQREIAHLQERVKNGHVSDQAMLKELLEGYDFLSDETCAACHMCSTLCPLGIDSATIALKSRQRVKAPSLAKVILEHMDTTINALKVGLSTAKMGQVVLGSTNLQKLALKAHAKLGTPAVSKFMPQKNTYKLHDKPAKKNVLYFSTCINRAFAPSAFMPDQRSLQEVFESLCTKAGYGVIYPQELPKFCCGKAFINYQDLSIQNQAKNAHLLHTLSRSGEVPIVLDHSACSAYLIESFKDQGLLIYDIPIFIKEVLLPSLKIQPLEENVAVYTMCSAKRLGYQEQMRFLAKSCTRGEVVEHIDTGCCGFAGDKGFLTPELNEHALLDFARFYEDKNLKRGFCSSSTCEVGLSQHAKIPFQHIAYLVDACAQS comes from the coding sequence ATGCAAGAAAATTACGCTAAATTTTATGAAGAAGCCCAACAATTCTTAGGCGATCGAATCTATAAAGACTATCTGCGCCGCCTAGTTTATGGCACAGATGCCTCATGTTATCACTACATTCCCCAGATCGTGATTAAAGCCCTTAATGAAACAGAGATCATTAAGATTTATGCTTTAGCTCACAAATATAAAACCCCTCTTACTTTCAGAGCAGCGGGTAGCTCGCTTTCAGGGCAAAGTTGCTCTGAGGGGGTGTTGGTAATGGCTAGTTTGGGCTGGCAAGAAATTAAGCCAAATGGTGAGAGTATCCGTTTGGGTTGTGGGGTGATTGGTGAACAAGCCAACCATGCGCTTAAACAAAGCCAGCAAAAAATCGGACCCGATCCAGCCACGATTGCCACAGCGATGATAGGGGGGATTTTAGCCAATAATGCTAGCGGTATGTGTTGTGGGGTGAAACAAAATAGTTACCAAACCCTTAAATCTATCCGTGTGATCTTAAGCGATGGCACGCTTTTAGACACCTCTGATAGCGCTAGTATAGAAAGTTTTAGAAAAAGCCATGCCAAACTTTTAGAAGGTCTTTTAAATTTGCGCCAAGAAATTTTAGACGATGCTGAGTTACACGCTTTAATCCACAAAAAATACCAGATTAAAAACACTACCGGTTATGGCCTTAATTCTTTGATTGATTTTGAAGACCCCATTGATATTTTAAGCCATTTATTCATCGGATCGGAGGGGACTTTGGGATTTATCGCCTCTTGTGAACTTGTTTGTGTACCGGATTTACCCTATAAAACTTGTTTGTTACTCTTTTATGAAACTTTAGGATTAGCCATAGACGGGGTGCGCATTTTAGCACAAAATGCGGATAAAATTAGTTCGGCTGAGGTGATGGATTTTGCGTGTTTGGCCTCTGTACAAGGGCATGAGGGCATGCCAGAAGTGCTCCAAGAAATCAAACCCGGTTATGCCTGTATTTTGGTGCAGTTAGAGCACAAAGACCCTAAAATTTTAAACAAAAACACCAAAGCCGTTCTTAAGGCGCTAGCTAGCGCCCCTACAATTTTACCCATAGCCCAAAGTTCTGATGAGAGCGAATATAGTAAGTGGTGGAAAATCCGTAAAAGTATGTTCCCCATTGTAACGGGTAGACGGCGCGTAGGGGCAAGTGTGATCACTGAAGATCTATGTTTTACAATGGATAATATCAAAGAAGGGATTGCCTCTTTAGAGCAACTTTTAGAAAAGCATGGCTTTAAAGATAATGGGGTGATTTTTGGGCATGCACTAAGTGGCAATGTACACTTTGTAATCACCCCGCTTTTATCAGAAGAATCTGAAAGAGAACATTTTGAGGGCTTAGTATCAGACATGGCGCATATGGTGGCTTCTTTACAAGGTTCGATCAAAGCCGAGCATGGCACAGGGCGCATGGTTGCTCCCTTTGTAGAGCTTGAATGGGGTAAAAAGGCTTATGGGATTTGCCAACAAATTAAAGCCTTGTTTGATCCAGAAAAACTTTTAAATCCAGATGTGATTCTCTCAGATGATCCACAAATCCATACCAAAAATTTAAAATTAAGCACCCCCATTGCTCCGGAATTAGAACCTTGTATGGAATGTGGGTTTTGTGAGCGCATTTGTCCTAGCCGTTATCTCTCCCTCACCCCAAGACAGCGCATTGTATTACAAAGAGAGATTGCACACTTACAAGAGCGCGTTAAAAATGGGCATGTATCCGATCAAGCTATGCTAAAAGAATTATTAGAAGGCTATGATTTTTTAAGCGATGAAACTTGTGCGGCTTGTCATATGTGTTCTACACTCTGCCCACTAGGCATTGATAGCGCCACTATTGCGCTTAAAAGCCGCCAAAGAGTGAAAGCGCCTAGTTTAGCTAAGGTTATTTTAGAACATATGGATACAACTATAAACGCGCTTAAAGTGGGGCTTAGCACGGCTAAAATGGGTCAAGTTGTTTTAGGTTCTACTAATTTACAAAAACTAGCTTTAAAAGCCCATGCCAAACTAGGCACGCCAGCGGTTTCAAAATTCATGCCACAGAAAAACACCTATAAACTGCATGACAAACCGGCTAAAAAGAATGTGCTTTATTTTTCTACCTGTATTAACCGCGCTTTTGCACCCTCTGCTTTCATGCCCGATCAGCGCAGTTTACAAGAAGTCTTTGAATCACTATGTACTAAGGCGGGTTATGGCGTGATTTATCCTCAAGAGTTGCCTAAATTTTGCTGTGGTAAGGCCTTTATTAACTATCAGGATTTAAGCATACAAAACCAAGCCAAAAACGCCCACTTATTACACACTCTCTCCAGAAGTGGAGAAGTCCCCATTGTGCTTGATCACAGCGCGTGTAGTGCCTATCTCATTGAAAGTTTTAAGGATCAAGGGCTTTTAATTTATGACATACCCATTTTTATTAAAGAGGTTTTACTCCCCTCTTTAAAAATACAGCCTTTAGAGGAGAATGTGGCGGTTTATACCATGTGTTCTGCTAAGAGATTAGGCTATCAAGAGCAAATGCGATTCTTAGCCAAAAGTTGTACACGCGGGGAAGTGGTTGAGCATATTGATACCGGTTGCTGTGGCTTTGCGGGGGATAAAGGGTTTTTAACACCTGAACTTAATGAGCATGCTCTTTTAGATTTTGCGCGTTTTTATGAGGATAAGAATTTAAAGCGCGGGTTTTGTAGTTCAAGTACCTGTGAAGTGGGCTTAAGCCAACATGCCAAAATTCCCTTCCAACACATCGCGTACTTGGTAGATGCTTGTGCGCAATCCTGA
- the efp gene encoding elongation factor P gives MAIGMGELKKNLKIEIQGVPYRIVEYQHVKPGKGAAFVRAKIKSFLDGKVIEKTFHAGDKCEEPNLLQKPMQFLYFDGSAYQFMDTESYEQIALSSDQVGEAPKWMLEGSQVDVLFHNEKAISVEVAQVVALKITQTPPNFRGDTSSASKKPATLETGAVVQVPFHVLEGEVIKVNTQTGEYLEKLKV, from the coding sequence ATGGCCATTGGAATGGGTGAACTTAAAAAAAATCTAAAAATTGAGATACAAGGCGTTCCTTATCGCATTGTAGAGTACCAACATGTCAAACCGGGCAAGGGAGCGGCCTTTGTACGGGCTAAAATTAAATCTTTTTTAGATGGCAAAGTGATAGAAAAGACTTTCCATGCGGGGGATAAGTGCGAAGAGCCTAATTTATTGCAAAAACCCATGCAGTTTCTCTATTTTGACGGATCGGCTTATCAGTTCATGGATACAGAAAGTTATGAGCAGATTGCATTAAGTAGCGATCAAGTGGGCGAAGCGCCCAAATGGATGTTAGAAGGTTCGCAGGTAGATGTACTCTTTCATAATGAAAAGGCTATTTCGGTAGAGGTAGCTCAGGTGGTGGCATTGAAAATTACGCAGACTCCGCCTAATTTTAGAGGGGATACCTCCAGCGCAAGCAAGAAACCCGCAACTTTAGAAACCGGGGCAGTGGTGCAAGTGCCTTTCCATGTGCTAGAGGGGGAGGTGATTAAAGTTAATACCCAAACTGGGGAGTATTTAGAAAAGCTCAAAGTTTAA
- a CDS encoding NAD-dependent epimerase/dehydratase family protein, with translation MFRKKEFSEKTIFLAGASGVIGYPLAKMLVEAGYPVFGTTRLTTKVDRLIGIGVKPVVVDVFDVDTLEQAIMAIQPEIVIHQLTDLPDGLPADKMPEALVRNARIRDEGTRNLVRAAEKANAKKFIAQSIAFVYAPSNQPHTEESPLLDFNDPVYGQTAQAVYSLEQQVLNGKFDTAIILRNGWLYGADSGYKAPVEFAPSLHVDAAVFAAFLAVKSDKSGVYNVADQDKRLDTSKFCSTFPEWDARFSLPIK, from the coding sequence ATGTTCCGGAAAAAGGAGTTTTCAGAAAAGACTATTTTTTTAGCGGGCGCAAGCGGTGTTATTGGTTATCCACTAGCAAAAATGTTAGTGGAGGCTGGTTATCCCGTATTTGGCACAACCCGTTTAACTACAAAAGTTGATAGGCTTATTGGCATTGGTGTAAAACCTGTTGTTGTAGATGTATTTGATGTAGACACACTAGAGCAGGCTATTATGGCAATACAGCCTGAGATTGTTATCCACCAACTTACAGACCTGCCAGATGGTTTACCCGCCGATAAAATGCCAGAGGCTTTAGTGCGCAACGCGCGTATTCGTGATGAGGGTACGCGCAATCTCGTGCGTGCAGCAGAAAAAGCCAACGCTAAAAAATTTATTGCACAAAGTATTGCTTTTGTCTATGCTCCAAGTAACCAACCCCACACAGAAGAATCCCCATTGCTTGATTTTAATGACCCGGTTTATGGCCAAACAGCTCAAGCTGTTTATAGCCTTGAACAACAAGTGCTTAATGGCAAGTTTGATACGGCCATTATCTTGCGCAATGGCTGGCTTTATGGCGCAGACTCTGGCTACAAAGCGCCTGTAGAATTTGCCCCCTCCCTCCATGTTGATGCTGCCGTATTTGCCGCATTTCTAGCAGTGAAAAGTGATAAAAGCGGTGTTTATAATGTTGCTGATCAAGATAAACGCTTAGATACTAGTAAATTTTGTAGCACATTTCCAGAATGGGACGCGCGATTTTCTCTACCAATAAAATAA